In Streptomyces capitiformicae, one genomic interval encodes:
- a CDS encoding D-alanyl-D-alanine carboxypeptidase family protein → MILPVASASPDATSTARPAVSASALKAKTTTALSEEITAQGAFLADGAEGKPLWSKAADTPRSQASTTKIMTAVVVLETPGLDLDRQVSVKQEYRDHVTENNASTADLKTGDTLTVRQLLHALLLPSGCDAAIALADTFGTGDTIDARTKSFITAMNAKAASLGMTKTTYDSFDGLSPDDKTTPRDLATLARHAMADTTFGDIVEKQSTKQNAANGRTYTWFNTNQLLGSYPGAIGIKTGTSTPAGPCLVFAATREGRTVIGVVLNDPNRFITAATLLDSVFQSDTAITMKLRQLPPGAQTD, encoded by the coding sequence ATCATCCTGCCCGTCGCCAGCGCGAGTCCGGATGCGACTTCGACGGCGAGACCCGCCGTGTCCGCCTCCGCCTTGAAGGCGAAGACCACCACTGCCCTGTCAGAGGAGATCACCGCCCAGGGCGCCTTCCTCGCCGACGGCGCCGAGGGAAAACCGCTGTGGAGCAAAGCCGCGGACACCCCGCGTTCCCAGGCCAGCACAACGAAGATCATGACAGCTGTCGTGGTGTTGGAGACCCCCGGTCTGGATCTCGACCGCCAGGTCAGTGTCAAACAGGAGTACCGCGACCATGTCACCGAGAACAACGCCAGCACGGCGGATCTGAAGACCGGCGACACGCTGACGGTCCGCCAGCTTCTGCACGCCCTGCTGCTGCCGTCGGGCTGCGATGCCGCGATCGCGCTCGCTGACACGTTCGGCACCGGCGACACCATCGACGCCCGCACGAAGTCGTTCATCACCGCGATGAACGCCAAAGCCGCCTCGTTGGGTATGACGAAGACCACATACGACTCCTTCGACGGCCTCTCCCCGGACGACAAGACCACACCGCGCGACCTGGCCACCCTCGCCCGGCACGCCATGGCCGACACCACCTTCGGCGACATCGTCGAGAAGCAGAGCACCAAACAGAACGCAGCCAACGGCCGCACCTACACCTGGTTCAACACAAACCAGCTTCTCGGCTCCTATCCCGGAGCCATCGGCATCAAGACCGGCACCAGCACCCCGGCAGGTCCCTGCCTAGTCTTCGCCGCCACGCGTGAGGGCCGCACCGTCATCGGAGTCGTGCTCAACGACCCCAACCGTTTCATCACTGCAGCCACCCTGCTGGACTCGGTATTCCAGTCCGACACCGCAATCACCATGAAGCTGCGTCAGCTGCCGCCGGGGGCCCAGACCGACTGA
- a CDS encoding TetR/AcrR family transcriptional regulator has protein sequence MTKGPGQTTADGRASTTEGRRRSRAKRGHGGRLRDELIEAAGTLLDDAGEDGVTIRAVAQAVGVSTPSVYLHFDNRLELLHTVCLGVWDELGRRMLSISAQTTDPFAELHQRSVAYIRFGLDHPLRYRLVATGPATAATEQVADACFRFLRETVQRCADAGVLHGDVTALTRAICACLHGAVSLLILQPTSKWPDDIPQYADDAATLACQGAAALSRAHHGRYGT, from the coding sequence ATGACTAAGGGACCCGGCCAGACCACGGCCGACGGCCGCGCCAGCACAACCGAAGGCCGTCGGCGCAGTCGCGCCAAGCGAGGCCACGGCGGCCGACTGAGGGACGAGCTCATCGAAGCGGCCGGCACGCTGCTCGACGACGCCGGCGAGGACGGCGTGACCATCCGCGCGGTGGCACAGGCTGTCGGGGTCAGCACCCCCTCGGTGTATCTGCACTTCGACAACCGACTGGAACTGCTGCACACCGTGTGCCTCGGGGTCTGGGACGAGCTCGGCCGACGGATGCTGAGCATCAGCGCCCAGACCACCGACCCGTTCGCCGAACTCCACCAGCGCAGTGTCGCCTACATCAGGTTCGGGCTCGACCATCCCCTGCGCTACCGCCTGGTCGCGACCGGACCCGCGACAGCCGCCACTGAGCAGGTCGCCGACGCCTGCTTCCGATTCCTACGGGAAACGGTGCAGCGATGCGCCGACGCCGGCGTGCTCCATGGCGATGTGACGGCGCTGACCCGGGCCATCTGCGCGTGCCTGCACGGTGCCGTCTCGCTGCTGATCCTCCAGCCGACCTCGAAATGGCCCGACGACATCCCCCAGTACGCAGACGATGCCGCCACCCTCGCCTGCCAGGGCGCCGCCGCTCTCTCACGCGCGCACCATGGCCGCTACGGAACGTGA
- a CDS encoding transposase family protein — MASKTVEAVLFPGIDVRVERVSDSSDVLVVEVVSTARPGWCPDCGTQARRRHSTYQRALDERPLGSRRAMVRLRVRRYFCDRKSCSRKTFVEQVPGLSERHRRSSTGLTGWLRSIAIELGGRPAARLCRRLRMVAGRTRLLRLLVAPSVPDRAPRVLGVDEFAFRKGCTYGTVLVDVAAGRVVDVLPDRTCETFAA, encoded by the coding sequence ATGGCGAGCAAGACGGTCGAGGCTGTGCTGTTTCCCGGGATCGATGTGCGAGTGGAGCGCGTCAGCGACTCCTCCGACGTCCTCGTGGTGGAGGTGGTGTCCACCGCTCGGCCGGGCTGGTGCCCGGACTGCGGGACGCAGGCGAGGCGTAGACACAGCACGTACCAACGTGCCCTGGATGAGAGGCCGTTGGGCTCTCGCCGGGCCATGGTCCGGCTGCGGGTCCGCCGGTACTTCTGTGACCGGAAGAGCTGTTCCCGTAAGACGTTCGTCGAGCAGGTGCCAGGGCTGTCCGAGCGGCACCGCCGCTCCAGCACCGGGCTGACAGGCTGGCTGCGGTCGATCGCGATCGAGCTCGGCGGCCGTCCGGCCGCACGGCTGTGCCGCCGCCTGCGGATGGTTGCGGGCCGGACCCGGCTGCTCAGGCTGCTGGTAGCGCCGTCGGTTCCGGACCGTGCGCCGCGGGTGCTGGGGGTGGACGAGTTTGCCTTCCGTAAGGGCTGCACCTACGGCACCGTGCTGGTCGACGTCGCAGCCGGCCGGGTCGTGGACGTGCTGCCCGACCGCACCTGCGAAACCTTCGCGGCCTGA
- a CDS encoding PaaI family thioesterase, which translates to MTITEQDVYTLAPFARTLGIRFGALKADAVTAQLAYTPEQSTVGAAMHGGALMGLADVAGAVCATLNGTADTVPATMESTTHFLRPVHGIGAFATSRPLHVGKSTVAVEIDIRDDKDRLCARVTQLVALRRRHD; encoded by the coding sequence ATGACCATCACCGAGCAAGACGTCTACACCTTGGCGCCGTTCGCCAGGACGCTCGGGATACGCTTCGGAGCCCTCAAGGCCGACGCTGTCACCGCGCAACTCGCCTACACGCCCGAGCAGTCCACCGTCGGCGCCGCGATGCACGGCGGGGCACTGATGGGGCTGGCCGATGTAGCCGGCGCCGTGTGCGCCACGCTGAACGGGACCGCCGACACCGTCCCCGCGACCATGGAATCCACCACCCACTTCCTGCGGCCCGTACACGGCATCGGCGCCTTCGCGACCTCCCGCCCGCTGCACGTCGGCAAGTCAACGGTCGCCGTGGAAATCGACATCAGGGATGACAAGGACCGGCTCTGTGCCCGCGTCACTCAACTCGTCGCCCTCCGGAGGCGCCATGACTAA
- a CDS encoding dihydrofolate reductase family protein: MSELLVDFITSLDGHASGEGWPGFWGLEGPEYLAWLGEQPEATYLMGANTYRLMSGFAAGEVPNGQDEFRPEEEASVDELTQASKVVFSSSLEEPLTWANSTLVRDDAVEAVRAMKSSGSGLLSTIGSLSLCRSLLRAGLVDRFRVVMFPVITGATGEERIYDGYPDVALEMIEHRTFDGRIQLVEYKPRVLEHPPLGVPA, from the coding sequence ATGTCAGAGCTTCTCGTCGACTTCATCACCTCCCTCGACGGCCACGCATCGGGAGAGGGCTGGCCCGGGTTCTGGGGCCTCGAGGGCCCGGAGTACCTCGCATGGCTCGGCGAGCAGCCCGAGGCCACCTACCTGATGGGAGCGAACACCTACCGCCTGATGTCGGGCTTCGCCGCAGGCGAGGTCCCGAATGGCCAAGACGAGTTCAGGCCCGAGGAAGAGGCGTCCGTCGACGAGCTCACGCAAGCGTCCAAGGTGGTGTTCTCCTCCTCACTCGAGGAGCCACTGACGTGGGCCAACTCCACGCTCGTCCGCGACGACGCCGTCGAGGCGGTCCGCGCCATGAAGTCGAGTGGCTCGGGGCTCCTCAGCACGATCGGCAGCCTCAGCCTGTGCCGGTCCCTGCTACGAGCCGGACTCGTCGACCGCTTCCGGGTCGTGATGTTCCCGGTGATCACCGGGGCCACGGGCGAAGAACGCATCTACGACGGCTATCCGGACGTTGCCCTTGAGATGATCGAGCACCGCACCTTCGACGGCCGCATCCAGCTGGTCGAGTACAAGCCCCGCGTGCTCGAGCACCCGCCGCTCGGCGTCCCTGCGTGA
- a CDS encoding uracil-DNA glycosylase: protein MAPRPLHELVEAGWAKALEPAAERVAAMGDFLRAEIAAGRTYLPSGANVLRAFQQPFDDVRVLIVGQDPYPTPGMAIGLSFAVSPEVRSLPGSLENIFRELHTDLGLSRPSNGDLTPWTEQGVLLLNRALTTAPRKPAAHRGKGWEEVTEQAIRALAARGKPLVSVLWGRDARNLRPLLGDLPAIESAHPSPMSADRGFFGSRPFSRANDLLIKQGAQPVDWRLP, encoded by the coding sequence GTGGCACCACGACCCTTGCATGAACTTGTTGAAGCAGGCTGGGCGAAGGCTCTTGAACCTGCGGCCGAACGCGTCGCTGCGATGGGGGACTTCCTCCGGGCCGAGATAGCGGCCGGCCGGACCTACCTTCCGTCCGGAGCGAATGTCCTGCGGGCCTTCCAGCAGCCCTTTGATGACGTTCGCGTCCTGATCGTTGGTCAGGATCCCTATCCCACCCCTGGGATGGCCATCGGGCTGAGTTTCGCGGTCTCGCCTGAGGTGCGTTCGTTGCCGGGCAGTCTGGAGAACATCTTCCGGGAGCTCCATACGGACTTGGGGCTGTCCAGGCCGTCGAACGGCGATCTGACGCCGTGGACCGAGCAGGGAGTGCTGCTGCTCAACAGGGCGCTGACGACGGCGCCCCGCAAGCCGGCGGCGCACCGGGGCAAGGGGTGGGAGGAGGTCACCGAGCAGGCCATCCGGGCGTTGGCTGCGCGCGGTAAACCGTTGGTGTCGGTCCTGTGGGGGCGTGACGCGCGTAATCTGCGGCCGTTGCTCGGGGATCTTCCGGCGATCGAGTCTGCGCATCCCTCGCCGATGTCGGCGGACCGGGGTTTCTTCGGTTCGCGGCCGTTCAGCCGCGCCAACGACCTGCTGATCAAGCAGGGTGCGCAGCCAGTGGACTGGCGACTGCCGTAG
- a CDS encoding FUSC family protein — MFMAPDPGLLRLRVSLRAVLGIALAVTLSELAGLSLTASITGGLAALLALFTVADPTVRGQAVTTALLPAVGFPALALATVLHETPTLRDAVWLAVIFCGVYARRWGPRGHALGIFAFMTFFVTQFLHAVPAQLPDLYTAMTLSLVASSAVRFGAWCIERRTPPPAAPAPKDDRGLARPTTRQAFQAFAACAFAMAAGQVLSQERWYWAVGTVWWIFVNTTSRGETLVRGFRRLLGTITGILVGLLVAVPLQGAPAPTAALIAVCVFGIFYTAALSYSWMMLCVTVMAGLLYGLLGVLTPALLGLRLAQTGVGALGAGLAVVLILPVTTDAVTNRWVRRALHEVHGCTATAARRLAGDPDADPAPRVAQLEALLGRVRLSLAPLVHPLNPLRPRKERARRVLALLDDCAREARGLAAVAADPEASHDTRLTAACHRVESAVATLVGASPKHLTRPHVEPSPHHPGAEQALAHLQRLEHALTSLSQPLQGTTFAQP; from the coding sequence ATGTTCATGGCTCCGGACCCGGGCCTGCTGCGACTGCGGGTCTCCCTGCGGGCGGTGCTCGGCATCGCGCTCGCGGTGACTCTGTCGGAGCTGGCCGGGCTGTCGCTGACCGCCTCGATCACGGGCGGACTCGCGGCGCTCCTCGCGCTGTTCACGGTCGCCGACCCGACCGTGCGCGGCCAGGCGGTCACCACCGCGCTACTGCCCGCTGTGGGCTTCCCGGCCCTGGCTCTCGCGACGGTGCTGCACGAGACGCCGACCCTGCGTGACGCCGTCTGGCTCGCGGTGATCTTCTGCGGTGTGTACGCCCGCCGCTGGGGACCGCGCGGCCACGCGCTCGGCATCTTCGCCTTCATGACGTTCTTCGTCACCCAGTTCCTGCACGCCGTTCCCGCCCAACTGCCGGACCTGTACACGGCGATGACCCTCTCGCTGGTGGCCTCCTCGGCGGTCCGCTTCGGCGCCTGGTGCATTGAACGGCGCACCCCGCCCCCGGCCGCGCCCGCCCCGAAGGACGACCGTGGGCTCGCCCGCCCCACCACCCGCCAGGCCTTCCAGGCGTTCGCGGCCTGCGCCTTCGCGATGGCCGCGGGCCAGGTTCTCTCCCAGGAGCGCTGGTACTGGGCCGTCGGCACGGTTTGGTGGATCTTCGTGAACACCACATCACGCGGCGAGACCCTGGTACGCGGCTTCCGCCGCCTCCTCGGCACGATCACCGGCATCCTCGTCGGACTCCTGGTCGCCGTACCCCTGCAAGGCGCCCCGGCCCCCACCGCCGCGCTCATCGCCGTCTGCGTGTTCGGCATCTTCTACACGGCCGCCCTGTCGTACAGCTGGATGATGCTGTGCGTGACCGTCATGGCGGGCCTGCTCTACGGTCTCCTCGGTGTCCTGACCCCGGCGCTTCTCGGCCTCCGGCTCGCCCAGACCGGGGTCGGCGCGCTCGGCGCCGGGCTCGCCGTGGTGCTGATCCTGCCGGTCACCACGGACGCCGTCACCAACCGCTGGGTACGGCGGGCCCTGCACGAGGTGCACGGCTGCACCGCGACGGCGGCCCGGCGCCTGGCCGGTGACCCCGACGCGGACCCCGCCCCGCGCGTGGCGCAGCTGGAGGCGCTTCTGGGGCGTGTACGACTCTCCCTCGCGCCCCTGGTGCACCCGCTCAACCCGCTGCGCCCCCGCAAGGAGCGGGCCCGCCGGGTACTGGCCCTGCTGGACGACTGCGCCCGCGAAGCCCGCGGTCTCGCCGCCGTGGCCGCCGATCCCGAGGCCTCCCACGACACCCGCCTCACGGCCGCCTGCCACCGCGTCGAGTCGGCCGTCGCAACACTGGTGGGCGCGTCCCCGAAACACCTCACCCGCCCCCACGTCGAGCCCTCGCCCCACCACCCTGGCGCCGAACAGGCCCTGGCCCACCTCCAACGCCTGGAACACGCCCTGACGTCCCTCTCCCAACCCCTACAGGGCACGACCTTCGCCCAGCCCTGA
- a CDS encoding lactonase family protein — protein MAEGRRRAYVGSFTSAGGLGILLAAVDEETGALTPLGTTNDLPDPSCLTLSPDGHTLYAVSETPKGTVAAYRVTDDKPELAHAPVPVGSAPTHLCLFADHILTADHGSGSITAVPLLPDGTGTLADTASGTLCHPRQRQPHAHQVQPDPTGRWVLGVDLGTDSVRVCTVEGGIPVVHSETALRPGSGPRHLAFNPNGADGSYVHVLNELAPTVTTCRWNAAEGQLEPVTETPVLPTTPDGDAYPSGIAVSPDGRFVWTATRGVDVLSVLAVEGADLRLVTTVPCGGRWPRAITYAAGTLYVANQHSGDVTWFTPDQDTGVPVRGGSIEAPAASWVVLDV, from the coding sequence GTGGCAGAAGGCAGACGACGGGCATACGTCGGCTCATTCACATCGGCAGGAGGCCTCGGCATACTCCTCGCCGCCGTGGACGAGGAAACCGGTGCACTGACCCCCCTCGGCACCACGAACGACCTCCCCGACCCCTCCTGCCTCACCCTCTCCCCGGACGGCCACACCCTCTACGCGGTGAGCGAGACACCCAAAGGCACGGTCGCCGCCTACCGAGTGACCGACGACAAGCCCGAGCTGGCCCACGCACCCGTACCGGTCGGCAGCGCCCCCACCCACCTCTGCCTGTTCGCCGACCACATCCTGACCGCCGATCACGGCTCAGGCAGCATCACCGCCGTACCCCTCCTCCCCGACGGCACAGGCACCCTGGCAGACACCGCATCCGGCACGCTCTGCCACCCCCGTCAGCGACAGCCCCACGCCCACCAGGTCCAGCCCGACCCGACCGGTCGCTGGGTGCTGGGCGTGGACCTGGGCACGGACTCGGTACGGGTGTGCACAGTGGAGGGCGGAATCCCCGTCGTACACAGCGAGACCGCCCTGCGCCCAGGCTCCGGCCCACGCCACCTCGCCTTCAACCCGAACGGCGCGGACGGATCGTACGTCCACGTGCTCAACGAACTCGCCCCGACCGTCACCACATGCCGCTGGAACGCCGCAGAAGGCCAACTGGAGCCCGTGACGGAGACACCGGTACTGCCGACCACCCCGGACGGCGACGCGTACCCCTCGGGCATCGCCGTGTCGCCCGACGGCCGCTTCGTGTGGACGGCGACGCGCGGCGTGGACGTCCTGTCCGTGCTCGCGGTGGAGGGCGCCGACCTGCGCCTGGTCACGACCGTGCCCTGCGGCGGCCGCTGGCCGCGCGCCATCACGTACGCCGCCGGAACGCTGTACGTCGCCAACCAGCACTCAGGGGACGTCACCTGGTTCACGCCCGACCAGGACACGGGTGTGCCGGTGAGAGGCGGCTCGATCGAGGCCCCTGCGGCCTCCTGGGTGGTCCTCGACGTCTGA
- a CDS encoding Lrp/AsnC family transcriptional regulator, which produces MAVDELDTRILRLLLEQPRTSVREYARILGVARGTLQARLDRLERDGVITGSVPSLSPAALGHPVLAFVHIEVTQGHLDDVGDALAAVPEIVEAFSITGGGDLLTRVVARDNAHLEDVIQALISLPGVVRTRTEVALRERVPYRLSPLVESIGRATKK; this is translated from the coding sequence ATGGCTGTGGACGAACTGGACACCCGCATCCTGCGGCTGCTGCTGGAGCAGCCGCGTACCAGCGTGCGCGAGTACGCCCGTATCCTCGGCGTCGCCCGAGGCACGCTCCAGGCGCGGCTGGACCGGCTGGAGCGTGACGGTGTGATCACCGGTTCGGTGCCGTCGCTGTCCCCCGCCGCGCTCGGCCACCCCGTGCTGGCCTTTGTGCACATCGAGGTGACCCAGGGGCACCTGGACGATGTGGGGGACGCGCTGGCGGCCGTACCGGAGATCGTCGAGGCGTTCTCGATCACCGGCGGCGGCGATCTGCTGACACGGGTCGTGGCCCGGGACAACGCGCATCTGGAGGACGTGATCCAGGCCCTGATCAGTCTGCCGGGCGTGGTGCGCACGCGTACGGAGGTGGCGCTCAGGGAGCGGGTGCCGTACCGGCTGTCGCCGTTGGTCGAGTCGATCGGCCGGGCCACGAAGAAGTGA
- a CDS encoding sirohydrochlorin chelatase: MSSPTGPASGLPVRMPRPRQPGRHRRPEPLAAPEGAPALVLAVPGTPSAATRGLAEEVVSIARSELPGLDARIAYVDGGSDEFPTLQSVLTHAAEERTARYEQARAAGLDVKEPDGPVAVVVPLLAGPDSATLRQVRQAVMESKIAAELTDVLGPHPLLAEALHVRLSEAGLARADRARLFTVATAADGIILASVGGEEAVQAAGITGMLLAARLAVPVMAAALDQDGSINSVAEQLRSSGSQQLALAPYLIGPEIDAGLIEAAAKEAGCSAAEALGPYPAIGKLALGKYTTALGIAPQQPQGMPVR; the protein is encoded by the coding sequence ATGAGCTCCCCCACTGGGCCCGCGTCCGGCCTGCCAGTACGAATGCCGCGACCCCGTCAGCCGGGACGGCATCGCCGCCCCGAGCCGCTGGCGGCTCCCGAGGGCGCGCCCGCGCTCGTCCTCGCGGTGCCCGGCACGCCCAGCGCCGCCACGCGCGGCCTCGCCGAGGAGGTCGTGAGCATCGCCCGCTCCGAGCTGCCCGGTCTCGACGCACGCATCGCCTACGTCGACGGTGGCTCCGACGAGTTCCCCACGCTGCAGTCGGTGCTCACGCACGCCGCCGAGGAGCGCACCGCCCGTTACGAGCAGGCACGCGCCGCCGGCCTGGACGTCAAGGAGCCCGACGGCCCCGTCGCCGTCGTCGTGCCCCTGCTGGCCGGCCCCGACAGCGCGACCCTGCGCCAGGTCCGCCAGGCCGTCATGGAGAGCAAGATCGCGGCCGAGCTGACCGATGTCCTCGGTCCGCACCCACTGCTCGCCGAGGCGCTGCACGTGCGGCTGTCCGAGGCGGGTCTGGCGCGTGCCGACCGGGCCCGGCTGTTCACCGTGGCCACCGCCGCCGACGGCATCATCCTCGCCTCCGTGGGCGGCGAGGAGGCCGTGCAGGCGGCCGGGATCACGGGCATGCTGCTGGCCGCGCGTCTCGCCGTGCCGGTGATGGCCGCCGCGCTCGACCAGGACGGCTCGATCAACTCCGTGGCCGAGCAGCTGCGCTCCTCCGGCTCCCAGCAGCTCGCGCTCGCGCCGTATCTGATAGGACCGGAGATCGACGCCGGTCTGATCGAGGCGGCCGCGAAGGAGGCGGGCTGCTCCGCGGCCGAGGCACTGGGTCCGTACCCGGCGATCGGCAAGCTGGCGCTCGGCAAGTACACGACCGCGCTCGGTATCGCGCCGCAGCAGCCGCAGGGCATGCCGGTCCGCTGA
- a CDS encoding HAD family hydrolase: protein MSILGSTSVIFDLDGTLVDSEPNYYEASRRTLAEHGVTGFSWADHERYVGISTRETVVSWTERYGLDAPVEAVLADKNRHYLELARAGTHVYPEMRKFVELLAAAAVPMAVASGSSREAIEVILKGTGLDARLRTVVSADEVDRGKPAPDVFLEAARRLGAAPADCVVVEDAAPGAVAAHAAGMRCVAIPYVAAQADDPAFATAGLLVRGGQEEFEAGDAYDWIVASR from the coding sequence ATGAGCATTCTCGGCAGCACTTCGGTCATCTTCGATCTCGACGGAACGCTCGTGGACAGCGAGCCGAACTACTACGAAGCAAGCCGTCGGACCCTGGCCGAGCACGGAGTCACCGGCTTCAGCTGGGCGGACCACGAGCGCTACGTGGGCATCAGCACCCGGGAGACGGTCGTGTCGTGGACCGAGCGGTACGGTCTGGACGCGCCGGTCGAGGCGGTCCTCGCCGACAAGAACCGCCACTACCTGGAGTTGGCTCGCGCCGGCACGCATGTCTACCCGGAGATGCGGAAGTTCGTGGAACTGCTGGCGGCCGCCGCGGTGCCGATGGCCGTGGCCTCGGGTTCGTCCCGCGAGGCCATCGAGGTGATCCTGAAGGGCACCGGGCTCGACGCGCGTCTGCGGACCGTCGTGTCGGCGGACGAGGTCGACCGTGGCAAGCCGGCGCCCGATGTGTTCCTGGAGGCGGCCCGGCGGCTGGGTGCCGCCCCGGCCGACTGTGTGGTGGTGGAGGACGCGGCCCCGGGCGCGGTCGCCGCCCACGCGGCCGGGATGCGGTGCGTCGCGATCCCGTACGTCGCCGCTCAGGCGGACGATCCGGCGTTCGCGACCGCGGGGCTGTTGGTGCGCGGTGGGCAGGAGGAGTTCGAGGCAGGGGATGCGTACGACTGGATCGTGGCGTCCCGTTGA
- a CDS encoding N-acetylglucosamine kinase, translating to MTGGAVGRSVVLAVDSGGSGMRAVLAVGGEVLGEPLTSQEPVRTGARGIDAGHLLEQLLPMARRLIDGAGLGRPVAVAVGAAGFASLGEQMRAELPSALAREWGVRRVALVADAVSAYVGALGSRPGAVIAAGTGLIAIGTDLESWRRADGWGHLLGDCGSGAWIGRAGLEAALRAHDGRSGGSARLLARAEESFGPADGLPGRLYPRPDRPAVLASFAPEVVDCAADDPVAARILRTAARHMADSAAAVCPASGEPRVALTGGLFKLGEPLLVPLEAELAERLPYARRVAAEGDPLRGAVRIAADLAVDGLRLPYDKRMLYVVAEK from the coding sequence ATGACCGGCGGCGCCGTCGGGCGTTCCGTCGTGCTCGCCGTGGACTCCGGTGGTTCCGGGATGCGCGCGGTGCTGGCCGTGGGCGGTGAGGTGCTCGGGGAGCCGCTCACCTCACAGGAGCCGGTGCGGACCGGGGCTCGGGGCATCGATGCCGGGCATCTGCTGGAGCAACTGCTTCCCATGGCACGGCGGTTGATCGACGGCGCCGGGCTCGGCCGCCCCGTCGCGGTGGCCGTCGGAGCCGCCGGGTTCGCCTCGCTCGGGGAGCAGATGCGTGCCGAACTTCCCTCTGCGCTGGCGCGCGAGTGGGGGGTGCGCCGGGTCGCGCTGGTCGCCGACGCGGTCTCCGCGTACGTGGGCGCGCTCGGCTCCCGGCCGGGCGCGGTGATCGCCGCCGGTACGGGACTGATCGCGATCGGCACGGACCTGGAGAGCTGGCGTCGGGCCGACGGCTGGGGGCATCTGCTCGGGGACTGCGGCAGCGGGGCGTGGATCGGGCGGGCGGGGCTGGAGGCGGCGCTGCGGGCGCACGACGGGCGGAGCGGCGGTTCCGCCCGGCTGCTGGCGCGCGCCGAGGAGTCGTTCGGTCCGGCCGACGGACTGCCCGGGCGGCTCTACCCCAGACCCGACCGCCCGGCGGTACTCGCCTCCTTCGCGCCCGAGGTGGTCGACTGCGCCGCCGACGACCCCGTGGCGGCCCGCATCCTGCGCACGGCGGCCCGGCACATGGCCGACTCCGCGGCCGCCGTCTGTCCGGCCTCGGGCGAGCCCCGAGTGGCGCTCACCGGGGGCCTGTTCAAGTTGGGCGAGCCTCTCCTCGTACCGCTGGAGGCGGAGTTGGCGGAGCGGTTGCCGTACGCGCGGCGGGTGGCCGCGGAGGGTGATCCGCTGCGCGGTGCCGTGCGTATCGCGGCCGACCTGGCCGTCGACGGACTCCGATTGCCGTACGACAAACGGATGTTGTACGTGGTGGCCGAAAAGTAG
- a CDS encoding heme/hemin ABC transporter substrate-binding protein: MALGAGDGLRAGRLVVLAAVAVALAVLATGCAGGGGGETKGAASSPSSASARAAAALKQLKTNSLVPLEGEAPAPKLPVTVDSSDGREVTVEDASRILPLNGGIAEIVFTLGLGDKVVGRDITATFEEAKDLPQVTKAHDVSAESVLSLEPTVVLADTDTGPGEAIDQIRDAGVPVVVLDPATELADVSTRTTRVAEALGVPAVGRALNQRISDELKAARAAVPQGSKPKVAFLYMRGSAAVHLIGGKGSGADSLIAAAGADDAGVASGLDKPFTPITSEALVKAQPEVILMMTKGLESVGGVDGLVEIPGIRETPAGMDRRVVDLEDGVLLSHGPRTPLVIDILVERLHQG, from the coding sequence CTGGCTCTCGGAGCCGGTGACGGTCTTCGTGCCGGACGGCTCGTCGTCCTCGCCGCCGTCGCCGTCGCTCTCGCCGTACTGGCCACCGGATGCGCAGGTGGCGGCGGCGGCGAGACCAAGGGGGCGGCTTCCTCACCGTCGTCCGCGAGTGCTCGCGCGGCGGCGGCCCTGAAGCAGTTGAAGACGAATTCCCTCGTGCCGCTCGAAGGCGAGGCGCCCGCGCCGAAGCTGCCCGTCACCGTCGATTCCTCGGACGGCCGCGAGGTGACCGTCGAGGACGCCTCGCGGATCCTCCCCCTCAACGGAGGCATAGCGGAGATCGTGTTCACACTCGGCCTCGGTGACAAGGTTGTCGGCCGGGACATCACCGCGACGTTCGAGGAGGCCAAGGACCTTCCCCAGGTCACCAAGGCGCATGATGTGAGCGCGGAGAGCGTGCTCTCGCTGGAGCCGACCGTGGTGCTCGCCGACACCGACACCGGGCCTGGCGAGGCCATCGATCAGATCCGGGACGCCGGGGTGCCGGTCGTCGTGCTCGACCCCGCCACCGAACTCGCCGACGTGAGCACGCGCACCACTCGGGTCGCCGAGGCGCTGGGTGTGCCCGCGGTCGGCAGGGCCCTCAACCAGCGCATCTCCGACGAGTTGAAGGCGGCGCGGGCGGCCGTGCCGCAGGGCAGCAAGCCCAAGGTCGCGTTCCTGTACATGCGGGGCTCGGCCGCCGTCCACCTCATCGGCGGCAAGGGCTCGGGCGCGGACTCCCTCATCGCGGCGGCCGGAGCGGACGACGCCGGGGTGGCCTCCGGCCTGGACAAGCCGTTCACGCCCATCACCAGCGAGGCCCTGGTCAAGGCCCAGCCCGAGGTGATCCTCATGATGACCAAGGGGCTGGAGTCGGTGGGCGGCGTCGACGGGCTCGTCGAGATCCCCGGCATCAGGGAGACACCGGCCGGAATGGACCGGCGAGTGGTGGACCTGGAGGACGGGGTGCTGCTCAGCCACGGCCCGCGGACGCCGCTGGTGATCGACATCCTGGTGGAGCGACTGCACCAGGGCTGA